From Saccopteryx leptura isolate mSacLep1 chromosome 3, mSacLep1_pri_phased_curated, whole genome shotgun sequence, one genomic window encodes:
- the C1GALT1C1L gene encoding LOW QUALITY PROTEIN: C1GALT1-specific chaperone 1-like protein (The sequence of the model RefSeq protein was modified relative to this genomic sequence to represent the inferred CDS: inserted 6 bases in 4 codons; substituted 2 bases at 2 genomic stop codons): protein SEKYGNNYHWLSLAHLPTLAVNENFKXLLFTRDTSQQFCLGQTITSGNFKYMTMERGIVLSVESMKKLSCLKKSTKCADLXVMWKLSEDMQLAACLKHAGVLAXNAEDSEERAVSNTKPTXLIHEIIPSNTXKVVEGCNSVMASTFNELTXEKMIVMMDGMYQIRASEHYCNTTLGFLPPNSSEND from the exons tcTGAAAAGTATGGCAACAACTACCACTGGCTATCCCTTGCACATCTCCCTACACTTGCTGTCAATGAAAATTTCAAGTAGCTTCTGTTTACTAGGGACACATCGCAACAATTCTGTCTGGGCCAAACGATAACATCTGGTAACTTTAAATACATGACTATGGAAAGAGGAATTGTCTTGAGTGTAGAGTCCATGAAGAAGCTTAGCTGTCTCAAGAAATCTACAAAGTGTGCAGATCT AGTGATGTGGAAGTTGTCTGAAGACATGCAGTTGGCAGCCTGCCTGAAACATGCAGGAGTTCTTG GAAATGCAGAGGATTCTGAAGAAAGAGCTGTATCTAATACAAAACCAAC GCTGATTCATGAGATAATACCTAGTAACACTTAGAAAGTAGTGGAAGGCTGCAATTCAGTTATGGCTAGTACTTTTAATGAACTGA CTGAAAAGATGATAGTAATGATGGATGGTATGTACCAGATAAGAGCATCTGAACATTATTGCAACACCACGCTGGGTTTCTTGCCTCCAAACAGTTCAGAAAATGACTGA